AAAGGTAATATGAATTCAAAACTTAGGAGTGCAGGGAGTATGAGTTTCAAAGAGGTGGAACCAAAAATTAATGGCACAGGAAGTATTAGTAGCAAAGAGATGATCTTCCGAGCAGATAAAATCGATTTGAAGAACTTAGATATACAGCTTGAGAAACATTTGAGCCGGGTTTGGTCTAGAAACATTGAGAGTACCAGGCCTAAGGAAGAATGGGAGATTGATTTAGCTAAATTGGAAATAAGATATATTGTAGCTCGAGGGACCTATGGTACCGTATTCAG
This Pyrus communis chromosome 6, drPyrComm1.1, whole genome shotgun sequence DNA region includes the following protein-coding sequences:
- the LOC137736140 gene encoding serine/threonine-protein kinase 52-like, which produces MDSRTSENVEVADVPNMVDHQKGNMNSKLRSAGSMSFKEVEPKINGTGSISSKEMIFRADKIDLKNLDIQLEKHLSRVWSRNIESTRPKEEWEIDLAKLEIRYIVARGTYGTVFRGTYDDQDVAALIWNISRFSA